In the genome of Methanomassiliicoccaceae archaeon, one region contains:
- a CDS encoding SLC13 family permease, which yields MITALLIFVITYALISVRGNRKLKISRTGAALLGAAAMIIFSVVSPMMAVGSINYNVILLLLGMMALVAGLEYCGLFEIISDWLMSRYHAGPKLLGVIMCLNALLAALVLNDAVVLLFTPIVIRCCASLKADPVPYLVGTMISANIGSVATAIGNPQNAYIVSESGISFMQFLANQLPVALVCLPVAYVMLLIFFRKRLAATVVTDLDDEEHIAVDKTRLGILMGVALLAFIGFAVSGTLGIMICVPALIAGAIAVAVILSKDVKRGKWVLHRIDWSILLFFVGLFVLMKGVQASGLLGNIAEIVPGFGSGESPTLIATAGFSAIISNLVSNVPAVMLLSGMIPQTDAFWYTLAASSTLAGNATLLGSACNIIVAEKAAAKGIKIDFWKFMAIGIPVTVVTILLQLAVHSIIL from the coding sequence ATGATTACCGCACTGCTGATCTTTGTGATTACTTACGCGCTGATTTCGGTGCGCGGCAATCGCAAATTGAAGATAAGCCGTACCGGGGCCGCTCTATTGGGTGCCGCGGCGATGATCATATTCAGCGTCGTCAGTCCGATGATGGCCGTCGGTTCCATCAATTATAACGTCATCTTGCTATTGCTGGGGATGATGGCCCTGGTTGCAGGCCTGGAATATTGCGGCCTTTTTGAGATAATTTCGGACTGGCTCATGTCCAGGTATCATGCCGGGCCCAAATTATTGGGAGTGATCATGTGTCTCAATGCATTATTGGCGGCATTGGTGCTGAACGATGCGGTCGTTCTGCTGTTCACGCCTATCGTAATCAGATGCTGCGCATCCCTTAAGGCCGACCCCGTCCCCTATCTTGTAGGAACGATGATCTCTGCGAACATCGGAAGCGTCGCCACCGCGATCGGCAACCCGCAGAACGCTTATATCGTGTCGGAGTCCGGGATATCTTTCATGCAGTTCCTGGCCAACCAGCTCCCTGTGGCGCTGGTATGTCTCCCCGTCGCATATGTTATGCTGCTGATATTCTTCCGCAAGAGGCTTGCAGCGACCGTCGTTACAGATTTGGATGATGAAGAGCACATAGCAGTGGACAAAACGCGCCTGGGCATCCTCATGGGTGTTGCATTGTTAGCCTTCATCGGGTTTGCGGTGAGCGGTACGTTGGGCATCATGATATGCGTGCCTGCGCTTATCGCAGGGGCCATCGCAGTGGCAGTAATACTGTCAAAGGATGTCAAAAGAGGCAAGTGGGTTCTGCACAGGATAGATTGGTCCATTCTGCTTTTCTTTGTCGGACTGTTCGTTCTAATGAAGGGAGTACAGGCCTCCGGGCTGCTGGGCAATATTGCGGAAATTGTTCCAGGGTTCGGTTCCGGAGAGTCGCCGACATTGATCGCCACTGCCGGATTTTCAGCAATAATATCAAACCTTGTGAGCAATGTACCAGCAGTCATGCTGTTGAGCGGCATGATACCTCAGACGGATGCGTTTTGGTATACATTGGCGGCCTCGTCCACTTTGGCGGGGAACGCGACCCTGCTCGGTTCAGCGTGCAATATAATAGTCGCGGAGAAGGCGGCTGCAAAAGGGATAAAGATCGACTTCTGGAAGTTCATGGCCATCGGAATTCCGGTAACCGTCGTTACGATATTGCTGCAGCTGGCAGTTCATTCGATAATTCTCTGA